One genomic window of Borreliella burgdorferi B31 includes the following:
- a CDS encoding ROK family protein → MKHYLAIDIGGTSTKYSLSDSSGVFFDKNEISTGATSDEQVNILVNIINSYKESSDIAGVAICIPGFVDLKGNVLRVNAISGFVNYPLKERLESLTGVSTEIENDANCVALAEKFKGNAIDSNNFIAITLGTGIGAGIFANGKLLRGNSFMSGEVGFMITGGISNNIPFNCKWESIASVSALRKRVAMRLGKPLKEVSGEFVFDLAENGNIHAKNEVDRFFENLSFGIFNLTFILNPEKILIGGGISARPDLIDRIYEKLENLWSLEMAFDNNNNIKNLVALEPTKFNNESGKIGALFHYFTCKNQNNTSF, encoded by the coding sequence ATGAAACATTATTTAGCGATTGATATTGGCGGGACTAGTACCAAATATTCGCTTTCAGATTCAAGCGGTGTTTTTTTTGATAAAAATGAAATAAGCACAGGTGCTACTTCTGACGAACAAGTAAATATTTTAGTTAATATTATTAATTCTTACAAAGAATCAAGTGATATTGCGGGAGTTGCAATTTGTATTCCTGGGTTTGTTGATCTTAAGGGAAATGTTCTTAGGGTAAATGCTATTTCTGGATTTGTTAATTATCCTTTAAAAGAGCGATTAGAATCTTTAACCGGAGTAAGTACAGAGATTGAAAATGATGCTAATTGTGTAGCCTTAGCAGAAAAATTTAAGGGTAATGCTATTGACTCTAATAATTTTATTGCTATAACTCTTGGCACAGGAATTGGTGCTGGAATTTTTGCAAATGGCAAGCTTTTAAGAGGAAATTCTTTTATGTCCGGAGAGGTTGGATTTATGATTACTGGAGGTATTAGCAACAATATTCCCTTTAATTGCAAATGGGAATCCATTGCGTCTGTTTCGGCTTTAAGAAAAAGAGTTGCTATGCGATTAGGAAAACCTTTAAAAGAGGTTTCAGGAGAATTTGTTTTTGATCTAGCTGAGAATGGGAATATTCATGCCAAAAATGAAGTTGATAGATTTTTTGAGAATTTGTCATTTGGTATTTTTAATTTAACTTTTATTTTGAATCCTGAAAAAATTTTGATCGGAGGAGGAATAAGCGCAAGACCCGATTTAATAGATAGAATATATGAAAAATTAGAAAATTTATGGTCTTTAGAAATGGCTTTTGATAATAATAATAATATAAAAAATCTTGTAGCACTTGAGCCTACTAAATTTAATAATGAATCTGGTAAAATTGGAGCTTTGTTTCATTATTTTACTTGCAAAAATCAAAATAATACCTCATTTTAG
- the ileS gene encoding isoleucine--tRNA ligase, translating into MFKKVENKANFPKIEEKILKFWNDNKIFEKSIKQREGCEEFTFYDGPPFATGLPHFGHFVPNTIKDIIPRYQTMQGKYVKRNFGWDTHGLPVEYEVEKKLGISGKYEIENYGIENFNKECRKIVLRYTEEWKNIILRLGRWVDFEKGYKTMDISFMESVWWVFKNLYEKGLIYESYYVLPYSPKLATPLSNFEVNLGEYKEVNDPSLTIKFKIKDKNEYLLVWTTTPWTLPSNLGIAVGQEIEYSKIFDKTKEEILILGSKKLNSYYDDENSYTIIEKFKGSKLEGIEYEPIFNYFLEQKDKGAFKVHTADYVTTDDGTGIVHIAPFGEEDYRILKKHTNVDIIDPLDAECKFTNQVKDFKGLFVKDADKKIIENLKLRNFLFKRENYLHRYPFCYRTNCPIIYRPISSWFVNVEKIKTKLLEVNEKINWMPAHLKKGRFGKWLENAKDWAISRNRFWGNPIPIWICSKTGKKICIGSKKELENLSGQKIEDLHKDQIDKITWPSKDGGKFIRTSEVLDCWFESGAMPYASNHYPFTNEINFKNIFPADFIAEGLDQTRGWFYTLTILGTALFENTAFKNVIVNGLVLSSDGRKMSKSFKNYTDPMQVINTFGADALRLYLIMSPVVKADDLKYSDNGVRDVLKNIIIPIWNAYSFFTTYAIIDKFKPPKNLSLAKNNNLDKWIISELESLKKILNTEIDKYNLTKSIESLLEFIDKLNNWYIRRSRRRFWKSENDKDKNDAYETLYYAIKTLMILLAPFIPFITEEIYQNLKTDEDKQSIHLNDYPKANENFINKTIEEKINLARKITSMARSLRSLHNIKIRMPISTIYIVTKNQNEQNMLMEMQEIILDEINAKEMKIKANEEELITYKAKANFKELGKKLGKDMKAVSTEISKLKNEDIIKIINGTSYEIKVANAKHYLSLNDIILEREEKENLKVINEESITIGIDSLITKELYLEGLTREFVRQIQNLRKEKNFDVSDRINLYIENNETLKEMLNKFEKYIKTETLALNIILNKSKLEKKINLADDIFTLIGIEKC; encoded by the coding sequence ATGTTTAAAAAAGTAGAAAACAAGGCAAATTTTCCTAAAATAGAAGAAAAAATATTAAAATTTTGGAATGACAATAAGATCTTTGAAAAATCAATAAAGCAGAGAGAAGGATGTGAAGAATTTACATTTTATGACGGACCGCCTTTTGCAACAGGACTTCCTCATTTTGGACATTTTGTTCCAAACACAATAAAAGACATAATTCCAAGATATCAAACAATGCAAGGCAAGTATGTTAAAAGAAATTTTGGATGGGATACTCACGGACTACCTGTTGAATACGAAGTAGAAAAAAAATTGGGAATTTCTGGAAAATACGAAATAGAAAATTATGGCATTGAAAATTTTAACAAAGAATGCAGAAAAATAGTACTTAGATATACAGAAGAATGGAAAAATATAATCTTGAGACTTGGACGATGGGTAGATTTTGAAAAGGGTTACAAAACCATGGATATAAGCTTCATGGAATCCGTGTGGTGGGTATTTAAAAATCTTTATGAAAAAGGTTTAATCTACGAAAGTTACTATGTACTACCCTATTCCCCAAAGCTTGCAACTCCGCTTTCAAATTTCGAAGTGAATCTTGGAGAATATAAAGAAGTCAATGACCCATCATTAACAATAAAATTTAAAATAAAAGATAAAAACGAATACTTACTAGTGTGGACAACCACCCCCTGGACATTGCCCTCAAACCTTGGAATTGCAGTAGGACAAGAAATAGAATATTCTAAAATTTTTGACAAAACAAAAGAAGAGATTTTAATACTTGGATCAAAAAAGCTTAATAGCTATTACGATGATGAAAATTCATATACTATTATAGAAAAATTCAAAGGCAGCAAGCTTGAAGGCATAGAATATGAACCTATTTTTAACTACTTTTTAGAACAAAAAGATAAGGGGGCTTTCAAGGTACACACAGCTGATTATGTTACAACTGACGATGGAACAGGAATTGTTCATATTGCTCCTTTTGGAGAAGAAGACTACAGAATACTCAAAAAACACACAAATGTCGATATAATAGACCCCTTAGATGCTGAATGTAAATTTACAAATCAGGTAAAAGATTTTAAAGGACTTTTTGTAAAAGATGCTGATAAAAAAATAATAGAAAACCTAAAATTACGCAATTTTTTATTCAAAAGAGAAAATTATCTACACAGGTATCCATTTTGTTATAGAACAAACTGCCCAATTATTTACAGACCAATAAGTTCGTGGTTTGTAAATGTAGAAAAAATAAAAACCAAACTTTTAGAGGTAAATGAAAAAATTAATTGGATGCCAGCCCATTTAAAAAAAGGAAGATTTGGAAAATGGTTAGAAAATGCAAAAGATTGGGCAATAAGCAGAAACAGATTTTGGGGAAATCCAATTCCAATTTGGATATGCTCAAAAACAGGAAAAAAAATTTGCATTGGATCAAAAAAAGAGCTTGAAAACCTATCTGGCCAAAAAATCGAAGACTTACATAAAGACCAAATAGATAAAATAACCTGGCCAAGCAAAGACGGTGGCAAATTTATCAGAACAAGCGAGGTTCTCGATTGTTGGTTTGAATCTGGAGCAATGCCTTACGCAAGCAACCATTATCCATTCACAAATGAAATTAATTTTAAAAATATATTTCCTGCTGACTTTATTGCAGAAGGTCTAGATCAAACAAGAGGATGGTTTTATACTCTTACAATCCTGGGAACTGCTCTTTTTGAAAACACAGCATTCAAAAACGTTATTGTAAATGGACTTGTGCTTTCAAGCGATGGAAGAAAAATGTCAAAATCCTTTAAAAATTATACAGACCCAATGCAAGTAATAAACACCTTCGGAGCTGATGCTTTAAGGCTTTATTTAATAATGAGCCCTGTAGTTAAAGCTGATGATTTAAAATATAGCGACAATGGAGTAAGAGACGTTCTTAAAAATATAATAATACCCATTTGGAACGCTTATTCATTTTTCACAACTTATGCAATAATTGATAAATTCAAACCTCCAAAAAATCTCAGCCTGGCTAAAAACAATAACCTTGACAAATGGATCATAAGCGAACTTGAAAGTCTAAAAAAAATACTAAATACAGAAATAGACAAATACAATCTAACAAAATCAATAGAATCTTTACTTGAATTTATAGATAAATTAAACAATTGGTACATAAGAAGATCAAGGCGAAGATTTTGGAAATCAGAAAACGATAAAGACAAAAATGATGCCTACGAAACATTATATTATGCAATCAAAACTTTAATGATTTTACTTGCACCTTTTATTCCATTTATAACAGAAGAGATTTATCAAAATTTAAAAACTGATGAAGACAAACAATCAATACACCTTAACGATTATCCAAAAGCAAATGAAAATTTCATTAACAAAACAATTGAAGAGAAAATAAATCTCGCAAGAAAAATAACTTCAATGGCAAGATCACTCAGATCATTGCACAATATAAAAATACGCATGCCTATTAGTACGATATATATCGTCACAAAAAATCAAAATGAACAAAATATGCTAATGGAAATGCAAGAAATAATATTAGATGAAATAAATGCAAAAGAAATGAAAATAAAAGCTAACGAAGAGGAGCTTATAACTTACAAAGCAAAAGCAAACTTTAAAGAACTTGGGAAAAAGCTTGGAAAAGATATGAAAGCGGTATCTACTGAAATTAGCAAGCTAAAAAATGAAGACATAATAAAAATAATAAATGGAACATCCTACGAGATAAAAGTAGCCAATGCAAAGCATTATTTATCATTAAATGATATAATATTAGAAAGAGAAGAAAAAGAGAACTTAAAAGTAATAAATGAAGAATCCATTACAATAGGAATAGACTCACTAATCACTAAAGAGTTGTACTTGGAAGGGCTGACAAGAGAATTTGTAAGGCAAATACAAAATTTAAGAAAAGAAAAAAATTTTGATGTTAGCGATAGAATAAATTTATACATAGAAAATAATGAAACTTTGAAAGAAATGCTAAATAAATTTGAAAAATACATTAAAACTGAAACATTAGCCTTAAATATCATATTAAACAAAAGTAAGCTAGAAAAAAAAATAAACCTTGCCGATGACATATTTACACTAATAGGAATTGAAAAATGTTAA
- a CDS encoding AAA family ATPase — translation MRINKLIFKNIASYKGEHELNFDTLLLRQSGIFLISGNTGSGKSTILDCITLALYARVYRLGKKIVDIISKGETSAYVKLTFTISGKIYESFVELNVKNIETPKSMLLNCFFDNRIIEGRTDVLEHIKSLCRLDFNQFCQTVILPQGNFQEFLTSTPKEKAAIIDNIFNLKKYDNLEFYLKSDFERTKFNIDKLLNSESYEKSILDYDESECKSLKGYLDLVDIDRLEIDLENIRRAISLCNQAIASNERYLGLEIEMSSLNDQLSSQIKYLNSLEKDHSLQKKLKENLDLDRKVYLCSDFWSLKNLVAVQGELFNDIGLLDLELSKVMNNLEEIKDLYSNDFNFNYVKELYNKNCNLFNLKLVENDYQSLLLRKNSLEDEKKELLRSQSKKNDEIKSISSEKSNFDFDKYVYYEALKLFQTFNDELISKYRDRLEFLLKSTGKEDFNKNKEKNIIKIDLYKELLKYLDDKNFSIESDKEKLKYIEAEYKNYQHKDKLSLCSLKELYALNSKLHLIQNQIDELKYQLSCRQEEISKQEVNALEFEKNNAEILRLIGKNLFDKYINYFDREKILAFENKLEKLEQFKAKKKDLKIEISLKNKNFDQNLLKIKDLLLKLNLNLSFNDYSSLEREFNVVLAKQKSVENEWNMLVLNLKNLEDLKIKTETQIKFTKESILTLKARLNEEQNNFINLISNLKNVFFSSFSFESTTDLEQINKNSLSFLQKLSLSISSKLEFLSRDIEKYKIKLLNFQTLQKKINQQKINLDSLRGELNLAKERKDKLDVLRKVVIRSSGLKYYVQTFLINDILRLANEKYLRWIFPDFELKTNKESKEFDFLIEDKKDVNKIRTVKTLSGGEKFLVSLALSLALSDKIRDSELKIEAFFLDEGFGNLDEDTLAQVMPKLSKFQMMTGRQIGIISHVSYLKEMIKAQIVINKISKISYIAIENL, via the coding sequence ATGAGGATAAATAAGCTCATATTTAAAAATATTGCTTCTTATAAAGGCGAACATGAGTTGAATTTCGATACACTTCTTTTAAGACAATCGGGCATTTTTTTAATTTCTGGTAATACTGGATCAGGCAAAAGCACCATTTTAGATTGCATAACTTTGGCACTATATGCTCGTGTTTACAGACTTGGAAAAAAAATTGTAGATATTATATCAAAAGGCGAGACTAGCGCTTATGTTAAATTAACGTTTACTATTTCTGGGAAGATTTATGAATCTTTTGTTGAGCTTAATGTAAAAAATATAGAGACTCCTAAGAGCATGTTGCTTAATTGTTTTTTTGATAATAGGATTATAGAGGGTCGAACCGATGTTTTAGAGCATATTAAAAGTCTTTGTCGATTAGACTTTAACCAATTTTGTCAAACTGTAATTTTACCACAAGGCAATTTTCAAGAATTTTTAACGTCAACTCCCAAAGAGAAAGCTGCAATAATTGATAATATTTTTAATTTGAAAAAATATGATAATTTGGAATTTTATTTAAAAAGTGATTTTGAGCGCACAAAGTTTAATATAGATAAATTGTTGAATTCTGAATCTTATGAAAAATCAATTCTTGATTATGATGAGAGTGAGTGTAAATCCCTTAAAGGTTATTTGGATTTGGTTGATATTGATCGATTAGAAATTGATCTTGAAAATATTAGAAGAGCTATTTCTTTATGTAATCAGGCAATAGCGTCTAATGAGAGATATTTGGGCTTGGAAATTGAAATGTCTTCTCTAAACGATCAATTATCTTCTCAGATTAAATATTTAAATTCTTTAGAGAAGGATCATTCCCTTCAAAAGAAATTAAAAGAAAATTTGGATTTGGATCGAAAAGTTTATTTATGTTCAGATTTTTGGAGTTTGAAAAATTTAGTTGCTGTACAAGGCGAATTGTTTAATGATATTGGATTGCTTGATTTAGAACTTTCAAAAGTGATGAATAATTTAGAAGAAATTAAAGATTTGTATAGCAATGATTTTAATTTTAATTATGTTAAGGAGCTTTATAATAAAAATTGCAATCTTTTTAATTTAAAACTTGTTGAGAATGATTATCAAAGCTTGCTTTTAAGGAAAAATAGTCTTGAGGATGAAAAAAAAGAATTATTAAGATCTCAGAGCAAAAAAAATGATGAGATTAAAAGCATTTCTTCTGAGAAATCTAATTTTGATTTTGACAAATATGTTTACTATGAAGCATTAAAATTGTTCCAAACTTTTAATGATGAGTTGATTTCAAAATATAGAGATAGGCTAGAATTTTTATTAAAATCTACTGGCAAAGAAGATTTTAATAAAAATAAGGAAAAAAATATTATTAAGATTGACTTGTATAAAGAGTTGTTAAAATATCTTGATGATAAAAATTTTTCTATTGAGAGTGATAAAGAGAAGCTAAAATATATTGAGGCTGAATATAAAAATTATCAGCATAAAGATAAATTATCGCTTTGCAGTTTGAAAGAGCTTTACGCTTTAAATTCAAAGCTTCATTTGATACAAAATCAAATTGATGAGCTTAAATATCAGCTATCTTGTAGACAAGAAGAAATCTCTAAACAAGAGGTTAATGCTTTGGAGTTTGAAAAGAATAATGCTGAAATTTTAAGATTGATTGGAAAAAATTTATTTGACAAATACATAAATTATTTTGACAGAGAAAAAATTTTAGCATTTGAAAATAAATTAGAAAAGCTTGAACAATTTAAGGCTAAGAAAAAAGATTTAAAAATTGAAATTTCTTTGAAAAATAAAAATTTTGATCAAAATCTTTTAAAGATTAAGGATTTATTGTTAAAACTTAATTTAAATTTAAGTTTTAATGATTATTCTTCTTTGGAAAGGGAATTTAATGTTGTTTTGGCTAAGCAGAAAAGTGTGGAAAATGAATGGAATATGCTTGTTTTAAATCTTAAAAATTTAGAAGATTTAAAAATTAAAACCGAAACACAAATTAAATTTACAAAGGAATCTATATTGACTTTAAAAGCGAGATTAAATGAAGAGCAAAATAATTTTATTAATCTAATTTCAAATTTAAAAAATGTTTTTTTTAGTTCATTTTCTTTTGAATCAACAACTGACTTAGAGCAAATTAATAAGAATAGTCTGTCTTTTTTGCAAAAATTGAGTTTATCAATTAGTTCTAAGCTTGAATTTTTATCCAGAGATATTGAAAAGTATAAAATCAAGCTTTTAAATTTTCAAACTCTTCAAAAAAAGATTAATCAACAAAAAATTAATTTAGACTCGCTAAGGGGTGAATTAAATCTTGCTAAAGAAAGGAAAGATAAGCTAGATGTATTAAGGAAGGTCGTTATTAGATCTTCTGGATTGAAATATTATGTTCAAACTTTTTTAATTAATGATATTTTAAGACTGGCAAATGAAAAGTATTTAAGGTGGATTTTTCCTGATTTTGAGCTCAAAACGAACAAAGAGAGCAAAGAGTTTGATTTTTTAATTGAAGACAAAAAAGATGTTAATAAAATAAGAACGGTAAAAACTTTGTCTGGGGGTGAGAAATTTCTTGTGTCTTTAGCTTTGTCCTTAGCTTTATCTGATAAAATAAGGGATAGTGAGTTAAAAATAGAGGCTTTTTTTCTAGATGAAGGTTTTGGCAATCTTGATGAAGATACTTTGGCTCAAGTTATGCCTAAGCTTTCTAAGTTTCAAATGATGACTGGGCGACAAATTGGCATAATTTCCCATGTTTCTTATTTGAAGGAGATGATTAAAGCGCAAATAGTTATAAACAAGATTTCTAAAATTTCTTATATTGCTATAGAAAATTTATGA
- a CDS encoding lipoprotein gives MLKTLTKIITISCLIVGCASLPYTPPKQNLNYLMELLPGANLYAHVNLIKNRSIYNSLSPKYKSVLGLISNLYFSYKKENNDFALLIMGNFPKDIFWGIHKNRNTESIGNIFTNPKWKLKNSNIYIIPNKARTSIAITQKDITAKDNNMLTTKYIGEIEKNEMFFWIQDPTLLLPNQIVSSKNLIPFSSGTLSINSLNQEEYIFKSLIKTNNPPILKILSKKLIPTVLTNMTNLTISSHIKTTIKDQNTVEIEFNIQKSSVESLIEKLASNIQT, from the coding sequence ATGTTAAAAACATTAACAAAAATAATTACCATTTCATGCCTCATAGTGGGATGCGCAAGCCTGCCTTACACTCCTCCAAAACAAAATCTAAATTACTTAATGGAACTTTTACCTGGCGCAAATTTATACGCCCATGTAAATTTAATTAAAAACAGGTCTATTTATAACTCTTTAAGCCCTAAATATAAATCAGTTCTTGGGCTTATAAGCAATTTATACTTTAGCTATAAAAAAGAAAATAACGATTTTGCTCTACTAATAATGGGTAATTTCCCAAAAGATATTTTCTGGGGAATTCATAAAAATAGAAATACAGAATCAATAGGCAATATATTTACAAATCCAAAATGGAAACTTAAAAATTCAAATATATACATTATTCCAAACAAAGCTAGAACTAGCATTGCAATAACCCAAAAAGATATAACCGCAAAAGACAATAATATGCTAACAACAAAATATATTGGGGAAATAGAAAAAAATGAAATGTTTTTTTGGATTCAAGATCCAACATTATTGCTCCCAAACCAAATAGTAAGCAGCAAAAATTTAATTCCCTTTAGCAGTGGAACTTTGTCTATAAACAGCTTAAATCAAGAAGAATATATTTTTAAATCCTTAATCAAAACAAATAATCCACCAATACTAAAAATATTGTCAAAAAAGTTAATTCCAACCGTCTTGACAAACATGACAAACCTCACAATATCAAGCCACATAAAGACCACAATAAAAGACCAAAATACGGTTGAAATAGAATTTAATATTCAAAAATCTAGTGTTGAAAGCCTTATAGAAAAACTAGCTTCAAATATTCAAACCTAA
- a CDS encoding AAA family ATPase: protein MVEIDSKEIARKNKNKEVSIWHLLMSIITTPKKSEIKFIDSKTLKNIKQEVISEIDKLEKILIEKNEIIIPKINKEIFALIKEAKKEFKSKPLIGAKEIFYQILKNKKLLKKHKLSKSSFNFKDQNILEYMEKNKIRLIETYKEFDEEIRLENEHFEIGKYVKNLTALAKAKKLDPLVGREAEIKTLTNILLRRNKNSAMLIGEPGVGKTAIVEGLASSIVQKKISSKLQDKTILMLKVSNLVSGTKYRGEFEDRLNNIIKYIEKNKNTIIFIDEIHTLIGAGNSEGALDASNILKPSLSRAEIQIIGATTYNEYRKYISKDKAFARRFQTITVKEPDEKDTLKIIENIAKNFEDYHGVIYEKSALLNIVKLSSKYLINKRFPDKAIDIIDIAGAIKKEELTKDNIITSDDIQKAINEILSIKTANNTKEEILELKEIESEINKKVIGQKHAVSELIKEIIKVKLGLNDDSKPLTSILLIGSSGCGKTALTDEISKKIIKDQNSVLKLDMSDYKEENSISKLIGTNPGYVGYSDGGILTNKLRHSFETLILFENIENAHSSVLNLISRMLENGELIDSKEDKILFKNTIIIMTTNIGSRMLLGEKNIGFNKNQQKSLETKSFKEEINQDLEKRFKLSFLDRIQKKIILNILTKENVEEICKNYLNTLKTKFHSKGIEIEIKKDVDKFITTKYYKKNSGARSVIAAIKGKIEENIITKIAENQNINKITIYLEKEKIIIE from the coding sequence TCAATTTGGCACTTATTAATGTCTATAATTACCACTCCCAAAAAATCCGAAATAAAATTTATAGATAGCAAAACTCTAAAAAACATTAAACAAGAAGTTATATCTGAAATAGATAAATTAGAGAAAATTTTAATAGAAAAAAACGAAATAATTATTCCCAAAATCAATAAAGAAATCTTTGCTCTCATAAAAGAAGCTAAAAAGGAATTTAAATCCAAACCTTTAATAGGGGCAAAAGAAATTTTTTATCAAATATTAAAAAATAAAAAACTTCTTAAAAAACATAAACTAAGTAAATCTAGCTTTAACTTTAAAGATCAAAATATATTAGAATACATGGAAAAAAATAAAATAAGATTAATTGAAACCTACAAAGAATTTGATGAAGAAATACGACTTGAAAATGAGCACTTTGAAATTGGAAAGTATGTCAAAAATTTAACAGCACTTGCAAAAGCCAAAAAATTAGACCCCTTGGTTGGAAGAGAAGCAGAGATTAAAACTCTTACAAATATACTCTTGAGAAGAAATAAAAATAGTGCAATGCTAATAGGCGAACCTGGTGTGGGAAAAACAGCAATAGTTGAAGGCCTTGCATCAAGCATAGTGCAAAAAAAAATAAGTAGCAAACTACAAGACAAAACAATTCTAATGCTTAAGGTTTCAAACTTGGTATCGGGAACAAAATATAGAGGCGAGTTTGAAGATCGTTTAAATAATATAATTAAGTATATTGAAAAAAACAAAAACACAATCATATTTATTGACGAAATACACACTCTAATAGGAGCTGGAAACTCTGAAGGAGCTCTTGATGCATCAAATATACTAAAACCATCACTTTCTAGAGCTGAAATACAAATTATTGGCGCAACTACTTACAATGAATATCGAAAATATATTTCAAAAGACAAAGCATTCGCCAGAAGATTCCAAACAATTACCGTAAAAGAGCCTGATGAAAAAGATACACTAAAAATAATCGAAAATATTGCAAAAAATTTTGAAGACTATCATGGAGTGATCTATGAAAAAAGCGCGCTTTTAAATATAGTAAAACTTTCATCCAAATATCTAATAAATAAAAGATTTCCAGATAAAGCAATAGATATAATAGACATTGCCGGCGCAATTAAAAAGGAAGAACTTACAAAAGACAACATCATAACATCAGATGATATACAAAAGGCAATAAATGAAATATTATCTATTAAAACAGCAAATAACACTAAAGAAGAAATTTTAGAATTAAAAGAAATAGAAAGCGAAATAAATAAAAAGGTGATCGGACAAAAACATGCGGTAAGCGAACTTATCAAAGAAATTATTAAAGTCAAACTTGGACTTAATGACGATTCTAAGCCTTTAACTTCAATATTGTTAATAGGATCAAGTGGATGTGGAAAAACTGCTTTAACTGATGAAATATCTAAAAAAATTATCAAAGATCAAAATTCAGTATTAAAACTAGATATGTCAGACTATAAAGAAGAAAACTCTATTTCAAAATTAATTGGCACAAATCCAGGATACGTAGGCTACTCTGATGGAGGCATTCTGACAAATAAATTAAGACATTCATTTGAAACTTTAATATTGTTTGAAAATATTGAAAATGCCCACAGCTCTGTATTAAACCTAATAAGTCGAATGCTTGAAAACGGAGAACTTATTGACAGCAAAGAAGATAAAATACTATTTAAAAACACAATTATAATAATGACTACAAACATTGGATCTAGAATGCTTCTTGGAGAAAAAAATATTGGATTCAACAAAAATCAACAAAAAAGCTTAGAAACAAAAAGCTTTAAAGAAGAAATAAACCAAGATCTTGAAAAAAGATTTAAATTATCCTTTTTAGACAGAATTCAAAAAAAAATCATCCTAAATATCCTTACAAAGGAAAATGTAGAAGAAATTTGCAAAAACTACTTAAACACCCTTAAAACAAAATTTCACTCTAAAGGAATCGAGATAGAAATAAAAAAAGATGTTGACAAATTCATAACCACAAAATACTATAAAAAAAATTCAGGAGCAAGAAGCGTAATTGCTGCAATAAAGGGGAAAATAGAAGAAAATATTATCACCAAAATAGCTGAAAATCAAAACATAAATAAAATAACGATTTATTTAGAAAAAGAAAAAATAATAATAGAATAA